In Vicinamibacterales bacterium, a genomic segment contains:
- the moaA gene encoding GTP 3',8-cyclase MoaA: MTIPALDRFDRPLRSLRVSVTDRCNLRCQYCMPETDYAWLPRENILDFEEIAVLVDAFAAEGVDRVRITGGEPLLRRDLPRLVELIAAKPAIRDLALTTNGVLLASQAGALRAAGLHRITISLDTLRRDRFQSLARFDELPAVLAGIDAAAGAGFDSIKLDTVVIRGRNDDELHELLAFARSIGAEIRFIEYMDVGGATHWSMDAVLSRREILARLAETYGPAEPLPGRDSAPAERFRLGDGTTFGIIASTTEPFCAACDRSRLTADGLWLLCLYARGGLDLRHPLREGATLAELSHLIRTVWSMRADRGAEERLGFPARDVLIPVAALRRDAHLEMHTRGG, translated from the coding sequence TTGACCATCCCCGCGCTGGACCGTTTCGACCGTCCGCTGCGCAGTCTCCGCGTGTCGGTCACCGACCGCTGCAACCTGCGCTGCCAGTACTGCATGCCCGAAACGGACTACGCGTGGCTGCCGCGCGAGAACATCCTCGACTTCGAGGAGATCGCCGTGCTGGTGGACGCGTTCGCGGCCGAAGGGGTCGATCGCGTCCGCATCACCGGCGGCGAGCCGCTCCTCCGCCGCGATCTGCCGCGCCTCGTCGAGCTGATCGCGGCAAAGCCCGCGATCCGCGATCTCGCGCTCACCACCAACGGCGTGCTCCTCGCGAGCCAGGCCGGGGCGCTGCGCGCCGCGGGCCTGCACCGGATCACCATCAGCCTCGACACGCTGCGGCGCGACCGCTTTCAATCGCTGGCGCGCTTCGACGAGCTGCCGGCGGTGCTCGCCGGCATCGACGCCGCCGCCGGCGCCGGCTTCGATTCGATCAAGCTCGACACCGTCGTCATACGCGGCCGTAACGACGACGAGCTGCACGAGCTGCTCGCCTTCGCGCGATCGATCGGCGCGGAGATCCGCTTCATCGAATACATGGACGTCGGCGGGGCGACGCACTGGTCGATGGACGCGGTGCTGTCGCGGCGCGAGATTCTGGCGCGGCTCGCCGAGACGTACGGGCCCGCCGAACCGCTGCCGGGCCGCGATTCGGCGCCGGCGGAACGCTTCCGGCTGGGCGACGGCACCACGTTCGGCATCATCGCGTCGACGACCGAGCCGTTCTGCGCGGCGTGCGACCGCAGCCGGCTGACGGCGGACGGCTTGTGGCTGCTGTGTCTCTACGCCCGCGGCGGACTCGATCTGCGGCATCCGCTCCGCGAAGGGGCGACGCTGGCGGAGCTGTCACACCTGATTCGCACGGTCTGGTCGATGCGCGCCGATCGAGGCGCCGAAGAACGGCTTGGCTTCCCCGCCCGGGACGTGCTCATCCCCGTCGCCGCCCTCCGGCGTGACGCGCACCTCGAGATGCACACCCGCGGCGGCTGA